The Penicillium oxalicum strain HP7-1 chromosome IV, whole genome shotgun sequence genome contains a region encoding:
- a CDS encoding DNA-(apurinic or apyrimidinic site) lyase 1, with translation MPPTPANTSHKRNLSNGTSGGSPLRRSKRQRPTANLKEPSSDENSEIEHEPAAAIKKEVQVKSTAPRVRGVKKEEPAPSVKEEPAENPAATVNTPTSRKRASNKPSEEKAETETVVKKETILAKKPVKKARKTKEEKELDAMPLAPRSQGLKMFVGAHVSAAKGVFNSISNSTQIGGNAFALFLKSQRKWDNPPLQDDVRDQFRKMCEEHKYDQAKHVLPHGSYLVNLAQNDKAKAKQAYDSFLDDLRRCEALGIRLYNFHPGSTNQTPLPEALSRLADALTKAISETSTVIPVLETMCGHGNTIGGSLSEFRDLLALIPEEHHSRIGICIDTCHSFAAGYDLVTPEGFKAFLSEFEELIGIKFLRALHLNDSKAPRGSKRDLHANIGTGFLGLRAFHNVMNEPRFEGLPMVLETPIDRVPGQTSAGDDDDDVNSCASETEKKGTKKGKKGAKRPAGASQAAVPDHGVWAREIKLLESLIGMDPEGEEFRTLEARLSEEGRSMREKQLEQYERKVETERKKDAKAKEKGQKSLLQMMKKNGQK, from the exons ATGCCACCAACACCTGCTAACACGAGTCACAAACGGAACCTCAGCAATGGAACCTCTGGGGGCTCGCCCTTGAGGAGATCTAAACGGCAAAGACCCACAGCCAATCTCAAAGAACCTTCATCTGATGAGAATTCAGAGATAGAGCACGAACCAGCGGCAGCGATCAAAAAGGAAGTTCAAGTAAAGTCCACAGCGCCCAGGGTCCGCGgagtgaagaaggaagaacCGGCGCCATCGGTGAAGGAGGAGCCTGCAGAAAATCCTGCGGCTACCGTCAACACACCTACATCCAGAAAAAGGGCTTCAAATAAGCCCAGCGAAGAAAAAGCTGAAACTGAAACAGTGgtgaaaaaagagaccaTTCTTGCAAAGAAGCCTGTGAAAAAGGCACgaaagaccaaggaggaaaaagaactTGACGCAATGCCGTTAGCGCCTCGAAGTCAAGGATTGAAGATGTTTGTTGGTGCTCATGTTAGCGCTGCGAAGG GCGTCTTCAATTCGATCAGCAACAGTACGCAAATTGG GGGAAATGCGTttgctttgtttttgaagTCTCAAAGAAAGTGGGATAatcctcctcttcaagatgACGTTCGGGATCAATTCCGCAAGATGTGTGAAGAGCACAAATACGACCAAGCTAA ACATGTGTTGCCACATGGATCCTATCTTGTCAATCTTGCGCAAAACGACAAAGCAAAGGCCAAACAAGCTTACGACTCCTTTCTCGATGATCTTCGCCGGTGTGAAGCTCTCGGCATCAGACTCTATAACTTTCA CCCCGGAAGCACAAACCAAACACCACTGCCAGAAGCCCTCTCTCGTCTCGCAGATGCTTTGACCAAGGCAATTTCAGAGACATCCACCGTGATCCCCGTGTTGGAGACAATGTGCGGGCATGGTAACACCATTGGTGGATCTCTCTCCGAGTTCCGAGACTTGCTTGCCCTTATCCCCGAGGAGCATCACTCACGCATTGGCATCTGTATTGACACATGTCACAGCTTTGCTGCGGGCTACGACCTGGTCACTCCAGAAGGGTTCAAGGCCTTTCTCTCCGAGTTTGAAGAACTGATCGGCATCAAATTCCTGCGTGCTCTGCACCTCAACGACTCGAAAGCCCCCCGTGGAAGCAAACGCGACCTCCATGCTAACATCGGCACGGGGTTTCTCGGTCTTCGTGCTTTCCACAATGTAATGAACGAACCGCGATTCGAGGGGCTTCCCATGGTCTTGGAAACGCCCATTGATCGTGTTCCCGGCCAGACCAGCGCtggagatgacgacgatgacgtTAATAGTTGTGCAAgcgagaccgagaagaaggggacgaaaaagggcaagaagggaGCCAAGCGGCCGGCCGGTGCCTCTCAAGCGGCTGTTCCCGACCATGGAGTCTGGGCGCGCGAAATCAAGCTGCTTGAGTCGCTTATTGGAATGGATCCAGAGGGAGAGGAGTTTCGGACATTGGAAGCACGGCTTTCAGAAGAAGGGCGCTCGATGCGCGAAAAGCAACTGGAGCAGTATGAACGGAAAGTTGAGAccgagaggaagaaagatgcaAAGGCGAAGGAGAAAGGCCAGAAAAGTCTGCTGCaaatgatgaagaagaatggcCAAAAATAG
- a CDS encoding putative transporter, whose amino-acid sequence MGLSPAGTGHHRRRSSMLTGASRSMHPGSAERRDESLRPHGDGVASKLDEQEHLMAEDTDTSEVSASALENQELDEISSDDDQYDEETGLTASQKRQRRRRRRQRRKLDARIADVKSSRFGLPSLGLTDRTIARRLFANAGLILLWYFFSLSISIYNKWMFSENDIVFPFPLFTTSLHMLVQFTFAALLLWIFPSLRPRAPPTPLSASPTEASKPSESLVSKSFYLTRLVPCGAATSLDIGLGNMSLRFISLTFLTMCKSSALAFVLLFAFLFRLESPSFKLILIIAAMTVGVVMMVAGETAFNALGFGLVIASAFFSGFRWGLTQILLLRHPATSNPFSTLFLLTPIMFVSLLCISLAVEGPTNIHYGYLALAEQRGSVFGACLLVFPGFLAFCMISSEFALLKRSSVVTLSICGIFKEVVTISAAGVIFHDQLTVVNITGLVVTIASIGCYNYMKISKMRNEANPDEWDREDMPDSDSDEVSGTEYGGRRDVVDSETGALLPANAVRHDDDLPLESAGGERHSFRVRASGAMPTLSVSTTIPEGGSGPTPKVSATPPISSPTDTAFPGHMHPSIAEASPNLDTVASFPQPKTSDPFHT is encoded by the exons ATGGGGCTGTCACCCGCTGGAACGGGTCACCACCGACGGCGGAGTTCGATGTTGACGGGCGCCAGTCGCTCAATGCATCCAGGCTCCGCGGAAAGGAGAGATGAAAGTTTGCGGCCCCATGGAGATGGGGTCGCCAGTAAATTGGATGAACAGGAGCACTTGATGGCCGAGGACACAGACACCTCGGAAGTGTCTGCGTCCGCGTTGGAAAATCAGGAGCTGGACGAGATCAGTTCAGACGACGACCAATACGATGAGGAGACGGGTCTCACAGCAAGTCAGAAACGCCAGAGACGACGGCGGCGTCGCCAGCGTCGCAAGCTGGATGCTCGGATCGCCGACGTAAAGTCGTCTCGGTTCGGCCTGCCGTCTCTAGGACTGACGGATCGAACCATTGCTCGAAGACTGTTCGCCAACGCCGGTCTCATCTTGCTGTGgtacttcttctccttgtcgaTCTCTATT TATAACAAATGGATGTTCTCCGAAAATGACATTgtcttccccttccctctcttcaccaccagcCTCCACATGCTGGTCCAATTCACGTTTGCCGCTCTTTTACTATGgattttcccctctcttAGGCCACGCGCCCCCCCAACGCCACTCTCGGCTTCACCCACAGAAGCTTCCAAGCCATCCGAGTCGCTAGTCTCGAAGTCGTTTTATCTGACTCGCCTCGTTCCGTGCGGTGCAGCCACTTCGCTGGATATTGGCCTTGGCAATATGTCCCTACGATTCATCTCTCTTACTTTCCTGACCATGTGCAAATCATCCGCACTCGCTTTCgttcttctctttgctttccttttccGTTTAGAATCCCCCTCATTCAAGCTGATTCTGATCATCGCCGCGATGACTGTTGGCGTAGTGATGATGGTGGCTGGCGAGACCGCATTCAATGCGCTCGGGTTTGGTCTTGTCATcgcctcggccttcttttcgGGCTTTCGCTGGGGACTCACCCAAATCCTTCTGCTCCGCCATCCCGCAACATCCAACCCGTTTTCGACTCTGTTTCTTCTTACACCTATCATGTTCGTGTCCCTATTGTGTATATCTCTCGCAGTGGAGGGGCCCACCAACATTCATTACGGCTACCTTGCCCTTGCTGAACAGCGGGGATCGGTTTTTGGGGCCTGTCTTTTGGTCTTCCCTGGATTCCTCGCCTTTTGCATGATCTCCTCTGAATTTGCTCTCCTGAAGCGGTCGTCTGTGGTCACTTTGAGCATTTGCGGAATCTTTAAGGAGGTTGTAACAATCAGCGCGGCCGGCGTCATTTTCCATGACCAACTCACAGTGGTCAATATTACCGGTTTGGTTGTCACCATTGCAAGTATAGGATGCTATAACTACATGAAGATCTCCAAGATGCGCAACGAAGCCAACCCTGACGAGTGGGATCGTGAGGACATGCCAGATTCTGACTCGGACGAGGTGAGCGGTACTGAATATGGGGGCCGCCGTGACGTGGTCGACTCCGAGACCGGTGCCCTACTTCCTGCGAATGCTGTCCGCCATGACGACGATCTGCCACTCGAGTCTGCCGGTGGTGAACGCCACTCATTTCGTGTGCGAGCCAGTGGTGCAATGCCCACTCTGTCCGTTTCGACCACCATTCCGGAGGGTGGCTCTGGTCCAACGCCGAAGGTGTCAGCTACTCCACCAATCTCGTCTCCGACGGATACTGCCTTCCCGGGCCATATGCATCCGTCCATCGCGGAAGCCTCACCAAACCTGGACACAGTCGCCTCGTTCCCACAACCAAAAACTTCGGATCCCTTCCATACCTAG